A portion of the Pedobacter cryoconitis genome contains these proteins:
- a CDS encoding GreA/GreB family elongation factor produces the protein MTKKTMNKEHMKTEQLMIVKKELDLLKKHLKDSNLSEYNKNQLLAELASAKVVKEDELPDDAVCIGSEVEIQEILSERKYTFQIVFPAEANMKENKMSVFAPIGTALLGYRVGAKVQWEMPDGMRTFAILKVTHKKN, from the coding sequence ATGACAAAAAAAACAATGAATAAAGAACATATGAAAACGGAACAATTAATGATCGTTAAAAAAGAACTGGATCTGTTAAAAAAACATCTTAAAGATTCTAATCTTTCCGAATACAATAAAAATCAATTGCTTGCAGAGCTGGCCTCCGCAAAAGTTGTCAAAGAAGATGAGCTACCTGATGATGCGGTTTGTATCGGATCAGAAGTAGAGATCCAGGAAATTTTAAGTGAAAGAAAGTATACATTTCAAATTGTCTTTCCTGCAGAAGCGAATATGAAAGAAAATAAAATGTCAGTCTTTGCCCCTATCGGAACAGCTTTATTAGGCTACCGGGTAGGTGCAAAAGTGCAATGGGAAATGCCCGATGGCATGAGAACATTTGCGATCTTAAAGGTTACGCATAAAAAAAATTAA
- a CDS encoding RagB/SusD family nutrient uptake outer membrane protein codes for MKTTKNIIFAVLVLLTCASCKKFLDEKPTDFITPDSELSSAKVARALANSSYQYLQGVLKGQPSSYGGNTWNLMEFMTGKANSDLGQTGAVNFQNLSYNPTSFYIDTWWQQMYQGVGACNLAIEKIPAINAPGLSEADKTNLLAEARTLRALYYFYLVRMYGAVPKVTEVPKNLNLSIPRTAAKDIYDTVIIPDLLEAEKSTLPWKDITGKVSMGAVKSILADVYLTYAGAAINGGKQYYAESAKRSLAVTQTGGYSLFPEYTDMLKPANKNNGEFIFQVQYAASVPSNNPLTSLTIPNYSGISGYSDEYGSVYPTPQFISSYAAGDKRVAEKQFFYTNYKNLKTGQLVTFKGNYIYKWFDSTAVVSTLKSDLNFTLYRLADVELMYAEASNQAEGAPNGTAIQFVNDIRRRAKLAPIGALSSAAFEQEVWAQRYYELCFENKMWFDMIRTRKVHNDVTGNWDNFVGHKTVFGATFSEKQLLFPLPKQETDVNSNLLPNNPGF; via the coding sequence ATGAAAACTACAAAAAATATAATATTTGCGGTACTGGTCTTACTCACCTGTGCCTCTTGTAAAAAATTCCTGGACGAAAAGCCAACCGATTTTATAACTCCGGATTCAGAACTTTCCAGTGCTAAAGTAGCCAGGGCGCTTGCGAATTCAAGTTACCAATACTTGCAGGGAGTGTTAAAAGGACAACCCTCATCTTACGGAGGAAATACCTGGAACCTGATGGAATTTATGACTGGAAAAGCGAATAGTGACCTTGGACAAACTGGCGCTGTAAACTTTCAGAATCTTTCTTACAATCCCACTTCATTTTATATCGATACCTGGTGGCAGCAAATGTATCAAGGCGTTGGGGCATGTAACCTGGCGATTGAAAAAATACCTGCTATCAATGCCCCGGGGCTTAGTGAGGCAGATAAAACAAACCTGTTAGCTGAAGCACGTACACTAAGAGCCTTATATTATTTTTATTTGGTGAGGATGTATGGAGCCGTTCCAAAAGTTACTGAAGTCCCTAAAAACCTTAACCTGTCCATTCCAAGAACGGCAGCAAAAGATATTTATGATACAGTGATTATTCCTGATTTACTGGAAGCAGAGAAATCAACTTTACCATGGAAAGATATTACCGGAAAGGTATCTATGGGGGCTGTAAAGTCAATTCTTGCAGATGTATATTTAACTTATGCAGGGGCAGCGATCAATGGTGGAAAGCAATATTATGCTGAATCAGCTAAACGTTCATTGGCAGTAACACAAACAGGAGGTTACTCTTTATTTCCGGAATATACAGATATGCTGAAACCAGCGAACAAGAACAATGGAGAATTTATTTTTCAAGTTCAATATGCAGCTTCTGTTCCGTCAAATAATCCATTAACCTCACTGACTATTCCAAATTATTCTGGTATTTCAGGTTATTCTGATGAGTATGGATCTGTTTATCCAACTCCGCAATTTATCAGTTCGTATGCAGCAGGTGATAAGAGGGTAGCGGAAAAACAATTTTTCTATACCAATTATAAAAACCTGAAAACAGGGCAGTTGGTTACATTTAAAGGAAATTACATTTATAAATGGTTTGACTCTACCGCGGTAGTCAGCACATTGAAGTCTGACCTTAACTTTACGCTATACCGTTTAGCAGATGTAGAGCTGATGTACGCAGAAGCGTCAAATCAAGCAGAAGGTGCACCAAATGGTACAGCTATTCAGTTTGTAAACGATATTAGAAGAAGAGCTAAATTAGCCCCTATTGGTGCTTTATCATCAGCTGCCTTTGAGCAGGAAGTATGGGCACAACGCTATTATGAATTGTGTTTCGAGAATAAGATGTGGTTTGATATGATCCGTACCAGGAAGGTTCACAATGATGTAACGGGCAACTGGGACAATTTTGTAGGACACAAAACCGTATTCGGCGCAACATTCTCAGAGAAGCAATTGTTATTTCCATTGCCTAAACAGGAAACGGATGTGAATTCAAACTTATTGCCAAATAATCCAGGATTCTAA
- a CDS encoding SusC/RagA family TonB-linked outer membrane protein, giving the protein MKKAFIYSILLSLLSLLSLQVIAQIKITGKVTGLKDNLAIPGVSVKIKGAAGGAITDAAGNYQIQVADDKAILVFSSTGFTAQERTISGRSVINIQLDEKADNLNEVVVIGYGTVKKSDLTGAVSTIKGEQLMDKPVANISQALQGKIAGVEVSLNSAAPGTAAKVRVRGIGSINSNIDPLYVIDGVAGVDPNSINPNDVASLEVLKDASSTAIYGSRGANGVIMITTKRGRREGTQISYEANANVSELYRHVKTLNSEEFLKVYNEAFANGTKFDPAGGVWTPPKALNYANYPLLFDTNNKPLYDTNWEKETYKPAFSQNHQLNVQGGNEKTLYSLSLGYLNQKGLAPTSGFKRYSVKMTLDNDVKSWLKIGGNVNLIRSIQRLVTDGNGSLNVARAVAEEVPILPVRYPNGIYAGNFDIAGLEGAPNPIDIANNRYTINNTLQMLGNVYALFHITSEIDFKTDFGYNLSSNKNNFFSSQNLPHLSQDEGGVANINAYDNYYWQTENYLTWNKKINDRQKFTALLGASLQQTGYERVRAETQNFVDDIFQYHYLQAGSVRSASESYDTKSALSSFYARVNYSLDDKYLFTATGRYDGSSRFGKNNKYAFFPSVGAAWRVSQEDFLKNSKTVSNLKIRASYGTSGNQEIGQARSLSQIQPSTTVLGGAAQSSLLPSYIGNQDLKWERSIQADAGVELGLFNDRINLTFDYYNRVTKDLLLQTPIPWSAGFTNANVYKNVGSVRNSGIEISLNTVNVKTDDFTWSTSFLFSANKNKVIKLNDGNADIFPGPNFLGQNYVVRVGEPIGSFYGMTRLGTYGENEAADAASHGLKPGDRKYLYNEDGSVNYSIIGRAYPKWTGTFSSSFKYKNWDLSFDIRFVQGVNTAANFKHSAEDRQTISNSLATVLNAWTPQNQNTSVSQVRNYKFAQDSHFDSWWVEDGSFIRGQNFIVGYSLPAAVNQKLHINRLRIYANVQNLFIITKYTGYDPEVDTFNQTYGSNASFSQNIDFFATPRPRIWNLGVQLTF; this is encoded by the coding sequence GGTGATAGCACAAATTAAAATTACCGGGAAGGTCACCGGTTTAAAGGACAACCTCGCAATCCCTGGGGTAAGTGTCAAAATAAAGGGGGCAGCTGGAGGCGCAATAACAGATGCTGCTGGAAATTACCAAATTCAGGTAGCTGATGATAAAGCTATCCTGGTTTTCTCTTCTACTGGTTTCACTGCACAGGAGAGAACTATCAGCGGTAGAAGTGTTATAAACATACAGCTGGATGAAAAGGCCGATAATCTGAATGAAGTAGTCGTCATTGGTTACGGTACGGTTAAGAAATCAGATTTAACCGGAGCTGTGAGTACCATCAAAGGGGAACAGCTGATGGATAAACCTGTTGCAAACATCTCTCAGGCGCTGCAAGGTAAAATAGCAGGTGTTGAGGTGAGTTTGAATAGTGCAGCTCCAGGAACAGCCGCCAAAGTAAGGGTAAGGGGTATCGGATCTATTAACTCCAATATCGATCCTTTATACGTAATTGATGGGGTTGCAGGTGTTGATCCCAATTCCATTAACCCGAATGATGTAGCTTCATTAGAAGTACTGAAAGATGCTTCTTCTACCGCTATTTATGGTTCCAGAGGTGCAAATGGTGTAATTATGATTACTACCAAAAGAGGGCGCAGAGAAGGGACACAGATTAGCTATGAGGCCAATGCAAACGTCAGTGAATTATACAGACATGTGAAAACTTTAAATTCAGAAGAATTTCTGAAAGTATATAATGAGGCTTTTGCCAATGGTACGAAATTTGACCCGGCGGGTGGTGTATGGACTCCTCCAAAGGCATTGAATTATGCGAATTACCCATTATTATTTGATACCAATAATAAACCTCTTTATGATACAAACTGGGAAAAGGAAACATATAAACCTGCTTTCTCACAAAATCATCAGTTAAACGTGCAGGGGGGTAATGAAAAAACGCTGTATAGTTTATCACTAGGTTATTTAAATCAAAAAGGACTAGCACCTACTTCAGGCTTCAAACGTTATTCTGTGAAGATGACTTTAGACAATGACGTGAAAAGCTGGCTGAAAATAGGGGGTAATGTAAACCTGATCAGAAGTATACAACGTTTGGTTACCGACGGTAACGGAAGTTTGAACGTAGCAAGAGCAGTCGCTGAAGAAGTGCCGATTTTACCGGTAAGATATCCTAATGGCATTTATGCCGGAAATTTTGATATTGCAGGGTTAGAAGGTGCACCAAACCCAATTGATATTGCAAACAACAGATATACGATCAACAATACTTTGCAGATGCTCGGTAATGTATACGCTTTATTCCATATTACCAGTGAAATTGATTTTAAAACTGATTTCGGGTATAACCTGAGCTCGAACAAAAATAATTTCTTTTCTTCTCAAAACTTGCCTCACTTATCACAAGATGAAGGCGGTGTAGCCAATATCAATGCTTACGATAATTATTACTGGCAGACTGAGAATTATTTAACATGGAACAAAAAGATCAATGACCGTCAAAAATTCACCGCCTTATTAGGGGCTTCTTTACAGCAAACGGGCTATGAAAGAGTTCGTGCAGAAACGCAGAACTTTGTAGATGATATTTTTCAATATCATTATCTTCAGGCTGGTTCAGTAAGATCGGCATCTGAATCTTATGATACTAAATCTGCTTTGAGTTCATTCTATGCAAGGGTAAATTATAGTCTGGATGATAAATATCTCTTTACAGCAACTGGTCGTTATGATGGATCTTCAAGATTTGGAAAAAATAATAAGTATGCATTTTTCCCTTCTGTAGGTGCTGCATGGCGCGTTTCGCAAGAAGATTTTCTTAAAAATAGTAAAACAGTTTCTAATTTAAAGATTCGTGCAAGTTACGGTACTTCGGGTAACCAGGAAATTGGACAAGCACGTTCCTTATCACAAATTCAGCCAAGCACAACTGTGTTAGGCGGTGCGGCCCAATCTTCACTATTGCCTAGTTATATTGGTAATCAGGATTTGAAATGGGAGAGATCAATTCAGGCAGATGCAGGCGTTGAATTAGGGTTATTCAATGATAGGATTAACCTGACTTTTGATTATTATAACCGTGTCACTAAAGATTTATTGCTGCAAACTCCAATTCCATGGTCGGCAGGTTTTACCAATGCAAACGTTTACAAAAACGTAGGTTCAGTTAGAAATTCCGGGATAGAAATCAGTTTGAATACAGTCAATGTTAAAACTGACGACTTCACCTGGTCTACCAGCTTCTTGTTCTCAGCGAATAAAAACAAAGTAATAAAGCTAAATGACGGGAATGCAGATATTTTCCCTGGCCCGAACTTTCTTGGTCAGAACTATGTAGTCCGCGTGGGCGAACCTATCGGCTCATTTTATGGAATGACACGTTTAGGTACTTATGGCGAAAACGAAGCAGCTGATGCCGCTTCTCATGGATTAAAACCAGGAGACAGGAAATATCTTTACAATGAAGATGGATCTGTGAACTATAGTATTATCGGCCGTGCTTATCCAAAATGGACAGGAACATTCAGCAGTAGCTTTAAATACAAAAACTGGGATTTATCATTTGATATCCGTTTTGTTCAGGGCGTAAATACAGCAGCTAACTTTAAGCACTCAGCTGAGGACAGACAAACAATCTCTAATAGTTTGGCTACAGTTTTAAATGCATGGACACCACAAAATCAAAACACCTCTGTTTCTCAGGTACGTAACTATAAATTTGCTCAGGATTCACACTTTGACAGCTGGTGGGTAGAGGATGGTTCGTTTATCCGTGGTCAGAACTTTATTGTTGGTTATAGTTTACCAGCAGCGGTTAATCAGAAGTTGCACATCAATCGTTTAAGAATTTACGCAAACGTTCAAAACCTGTTTATCATTACTAAATATACAGGATATGATCCGGAGGTAGATACATTTAACCAGACTTACGGTTCAAATGCATCCTTCTCTCAAAATATCGACTTTTTCGCTACGCCAAGACCTCGCATCTGGAACTTAGGCGTTCAACTTACCTTTTAA